One genomic window of Nicotiana sylvestris chromosome 10, ASM39365v2, whole genome shotgun sequence includes the following:
- the LOC104222330 gene encoding cysteine--tRNA ligase 2, cytoplasmic encodes MVNEKIEFQVYNTMTKQKEVFIPKEPGKVKMYVCGVTSYDFSHIGHARAYVAFDVLYRYLKYLGYNVVYVRNFTDVDDKIIKRANETGEDPIALSGRFCQEFLKDMDDLQCLLPTHQPRVTDHMEQIKEMIAKIITNGCAYTINGDVYFSVDSFPEYGRLSGRKLEDNRAGERVAVDSRKRNAADFALWKSAKPGEPSWESPWGPGRPGWHIECSAMSAQYLTHSFDIHGGGMDLTFPHHENEIAQSCAACPESNISYWMHNGFVTIDDEKMSKSLGNFFTIREVTRLYHPVALRYFLLGMHYRSPVNYSISQIEIASESVFYLYQTLLDCEEALSVFQQGTETETEVRGVRVSPQAQECIKKLRNELETKLSDDLHTPTILNAALQEALRLMNSSLNMLKKKQQKKQQLSAVLSLAELLKEVKAVLDVLGLLSSSTCAEVLQQFKERALKRAELTEEDILHAIEERTLARKNKEFARSDQIRSDLVAKGIALMDIGTETVWRPCVRPEQEQPAAPAQQEQSAVAVQKEKPVAPSQQKQSAAAPQKEQPVAPSQPKQSAAAPQKEHPAAPLQQEQPTVPPQ; translated from the exons ATGGTGAACGAGAAGATTGAATTTCAGGTCTATAACACAATGACGAAACAAAAGGAGGTTTTCATACCGAAGGAACCAGGTAAGGTGAAAATGTACGTTTGCGGCGTTACCAGTTATGATTTCAGTCATATCGGCCATGCTCGAGCTTACGTCGCCTTTGACGTCCTCTACAG ATATCTGAAATACTTGGGATACAATGTTGTGTATGTGCGCAATTTCACTGATGTAGATGACAAG ATAATTAAGCGGGCTAATGAGACTGGAGAAGACCCAATTGCTTTGAGTGGTCGATTCTGCCAAGAATTTCTAAAAGACATGGATGATCTCCAGTGCCTCCTACCGACTCATCAGCCTCGTGTTACTGACCATATGGAGCAGATCAAGGAAATGATAGCTAAG ATAATAACCAATGGCTGCGCATACACAATTAATGGAGATGTTTATTTCTCCGTCGATAGTTTTCCAGAGTATGGTCGATTATCTGGACGAAAATTAGAAGATAATCGAGCTGGAGAACGCGTTGCAGTTGATTCAAGAAAGCGAAATGCTGCTGACTTTGCCTTGTGGAAG TCTGCAAAGCCTGGTGAACCAAGTTGGGAGAGCCCCTGGGGTCCTGGAAGACCAGGTTGGCATATAGAATGCAGTGCAATGAGTGCGCAGTATCTGACACATTCCTTTGATATACATGGTGGTGGAATGGACTTGACTTTTCCTCACCATGAAAATGAGATCGCCCAGAGTTGCGCTGCTTGCCCGGAGAGTAACATTAGCTACTGGATGCATAATGGTTTTGTAACTATAGACGATGAGAAAATGTCGAAATCCTTGGGGAACTTCTTCACTATACGCGAG GTTACTCGATTGTATCATCCCGTTGCATTGAGGTACTTCTTGTTGGGGATGCACTACCGGTCTCCTGTTAATTACTCAATATCACAGATAGAAATTGCTTCAGAATCTGTGTTCTACCTTTATCAG ACCTTACTTGATTGTGAAGAAGCCTTGTCAGTATTCCAACAAGGAACTGAAACTGAAACCGAAGTAAGGGGGGTGCGTGTTAGCCCTCAGGCCCAAGAATGCATAAAGAAGCTGCGTAATGAGTTGGAGACAAAACTTTCTGATGATTTGCATACACCTACTATCTTAAATGCCGCTCTTCAGGAAGCCCTTAGACTTATGAATAGTTCTTTGAACATGCTGAAG AAAAAGCAGCAAAAGAAACAACAATTATCTGCTGTTTTGTCCTTAGCTGAGCTCCTGAAAGAAGTGAAGGCAGTGTTGGATGTCCTTGGATTGCTCTCTAGTTCAACTTGTGCTGAG GTTTTGCAGCAGTTTAAAGAGAGAGCATTGAAAAGGGCTGAATTGACGGAGGAAGATATTTTGCATGCAATTGAGGAAAGAACACTAGCGAGAAAAAATAAGGAGTTTGCAAGAAGTGATCAGATTAGAAGTGATTTAGTGGCCAAGGGAATTGCTTTAATGGATATAGGTACAGAAACAGTTTGGAGGCCTTGTGTAAGACCTGAACAAGAGCAGCCTGCTGCACCAGCTCAACAAGAGCAGTCTGCTGTCGCAGTGCAAAAAGAAAAGCCTGTTGCACCATCTCAACAAAAGCAGTCTGCTGCAGCACCACAAAAAGAACAGCCTGTTGCACCATCTCAACCAAAACAGTCTGCTGCAGCACCGCAAAAAGAACATCCCGCTGCACCACTTCAACAAGAACAGCCTACAGTGCCGCCTCAGTAG